Sequence from the Megalops cyprinoides isolate fMegCyp1 chromosome 4, fMegCyp1.pri, whole genome shotgun sequence genome:
GTAACATAATGATCGACTTACACTCTCAGATTGTCCTCATCAAATTAGGCAAACTAGCCACTTGCTTAGTTAAATAGCTAATGGAGAATTACCTGGATCTCCACCAGATAGATAGGCTCCATGAGTCTGGGCTGGGCGGTGAGCACGGAGGCGTACAGCACCCTGCGGGCAGTGGGAATGATCTGGCCACCTCCTCTGTGGATAGCATCGGCGTGGAGGGTGACATCATGGATGTCGAAACGCACTGCCCGCATGTTCTCCTCACACAAGGCTCCCTGAGAGACACACCACAGGTAAGTGAAGCCTAAATACTGCATCAGCACAGGTAAGCGAGGCCAAAATGCTGTATTAGCACTTCCATTTTTCCTTTCATGAGACTTGGGGACCAGAGAAGAACAGATTTTTGAAATCATACAATGGGGAGGAGCTATAGTAGCCAGAACACCTATCACCATCAAACTTATACCACTCCTACAAAGACACTGAAGTGGAGGAACTAGCTTTaaactttctttaaaaagaaaggcCAGGAcaaattctgcttttttatCCACGCCATTCAAGAGATTCACCTCTTTGGTGGCCCACTGGAATCCTGCAACCACGCTGTCCTTGATCTCGTTCAGGTACTGCACTCCCTTGGTGATGTCCACCAGGATGTTGGGTCCAGAACCATCAGGCCCGAAGCACCATATCTTGCGGGCCTCAGCCACCTCCCACTCGTACTTCTCGGCGAGGTAGCGAGCTCGCTGCTTCAGCTCCTGCCGTGCGGTCACCTCCCCCTTGTCGACGTCCTCCGCCAGCCCATCCGGGAAGGGCCGAGCCTTCATGTACAGACGGTTGTGCTTGTTGGGGGACTTGGACAGGCATACCTGATCGGAGTCGTCACTGACTGTTTCACGGTAAGACACCACCGGGTCAGATTTCTGTGGAAATAGgcatttccatgtttttgtcAATATTCCCATAACAGGGgtattacacaaacacagaacatagTACTGCATGGAGAAGTGTATTATATACTAGTGTCCTGGTCAGGATCTTTACCTTAATGGGAATACAAGCATGATCCTCCTCCAGGTCTTTAAGGCAAATTTCCAAATGCAGTTCTCCAGCGCCAGCTACAATGTGCTCCCCGGACTCTTCAATGATACACTGCCACGGGCAGAGCAAACACACTCCATCAGGAAACACAGTATAAACGCTGACAACCACATCTCCTGTAGACCACATGGTTTTGCCATGTTAGCTACATGCTAACATGAAGGCAGGGAGGACAAAGCAGTCTAAGTCTTTCCGCGTCCTACCTGGACCATGGGGTCAGACTTGGCCAGGCGCTTGAGGCCCTCCACCAGCTTGGGCAGGTCAGCTGGGTTCTTGGCCTCCACGGCGACGCGCACCACAGGGCTGACGCTGAACTTCATCACCCGCATGTTGTGAGCGTGCTCGTACGTGGTGATCGTGCCCGTCTTCACCAGGAACTGGTCCACCCCCACCAGCCCCACGATGTTCCCGCAGGGCACATCCTCAATGGGCTCCACATAACGTCCCATCATCAGGATGGTCCTGCAGTCACCATCGGATAGATTCACTACATGAGAATCTGAGGTCACGATCCTGGCTGTTTCAGTATTACTGTGTCTATGGTCATGCTCTGAACAATCATAttcattacagtaatgtaaaaaagcGTGCaatcctttcattttaaaacagttaacATGAAATTTTAAACCCCAAAGAGAATATAAAAAGTTGGCTTCTGATCAAGACtatttttgtacataatttcCATCTGAGCACAGATGACTGGATGCAAGTTGCACAGTCTGCAGATTGTAAGTTAGACTAACCTCTGGATTGGCTTTAAGTACAGATCCTCCTTCTTCCCGGGTGTGTAGTTGGGGCCCATGATGCGAACCTTCTGCCCAGTGGCGACGATGCCGGAGAACACGCGGCCAAAAGCATAGAAACGCCCCTTGTCAGAGGTGGGCACCATCTTGGAAATGTACATCATCAAAGGAGCCTTTGGATCACAGTTCTTGATGCCTGCAGGAGCACCAGGGGCACATGATGAATGACTGGCCATGGAAAAGAAAGGGCAGCTGGCAGGACTGGAGAAGACAGGCAGTTTCCTTACCCATGGCAGACTCGTCATCTCCGGGTCCCTCGTACAACAGCTCGCAGCGGTACTTCTGTGCCGTGACGGGTGAGGGCAGGTGGATGGTGATCATCTGGAGCAAGGCGTCACCCGCAGGCAGCCAGCGCCGCATCACTGCCTGAATGACACATCACAGGCGGGTAGGACACAAATTGAAATTGTCTTTACCGTCAAATAGGACCTTAAAGTACAGCAGACAAAGAGCATTCATTATGAATGCAGAGATATCCAGTAAAGAGACACTATGTGCAAAAATAATGTATTCACAATTTGATAGATCTCTCAAAGCCTTTAAAATAGCTTAACTGTCAACTTGGCTTTGTAGGGCAAGGAAATATAGGATGATGTTTtaagtttcagttttatttattacagtatttcagCTCAAAAAGATTCTTCTTCCCTATTCTCCAGTGGGATCACACAAGGGACCCACTTATTGTACAAGTTTCACAGTAAAACATCAAAAAGCTGTGAGACCCCACTGTGGAAAACAGAGGGTCCTTTTCTGCAAACTGTTATTCTTTGATGAACTGTTCCTCCAGGATTTGCGTGGTGTATTCACTGACTTGCTATTTCAGGCTTAAAATACCTTTAGCAGTGGtttcccttccttctctctgtcctctgcatcCAGCTTAACATCCAGTTTCTCAATCAGCTTCTGGGTTTCCTCCTTCTTGAAGTTCATGATGGCATCAAAAACCTGTAATACAAAAGACCAAATCTGTTTGTCTAGTGTTCGTAGGACAGACAAAGCTTTAGCATCAATACCGAGCATGTAAGAAAATGTGTAACAAGTATTACCAGGTACACCAAACACCAGATCACAACAGCAGATCACACTGTTCTCAATCCCCCACCAGACTGTAAAGGGCCGTCTGGCACAGTACCATGCTGAGCAGCATTAACCTTAAAGATGGGATCCAAGACAAGCTGGCAGAAAGTTCTCGGGAGCTTCTTGCCCTCTGCATTAGTCGGTGTCTTGCTGAATTTCCCAGCTGCAGGGTCAAAATACCTGCAAGAGTACACATCAGCGCTGGATAAGCAGGCTTGCCCTAAAACAGcaattaataacattaataacattttcttAAGCAACAAATTGTGGCATTTCCAGCAGAGAATGACACATGTGAAAAGGGGAAATGGCATGGAATGAGGACAATGAATGATTACCTTCAATTTCATGAATACGTTTCCCTATTTGAACACAAAACTGTAGCACAGCAGTTACGTGGAGCACTCACTTGTCTCCCCAAAGCTTCTTCATCATGTCCTCCACCTTCTTGGCGCGCTCTGCTGGGGGCAGATCTGCCTTCTTTTCACCCTTGGAGGCAAATTTCGCCACGTACATCTCAGCAAACTGCTTCAGGGTGAAGGCCCAGCCGTGGAGGCCCGACCCAAATCCAACGGTACCGACCACCGGGTCCACCTACATTCCAAACAGAACCAGAGTCGCAAATTTCAGATCATAGCATCTCACTCACATCTGCCTGTCTAGTGTCCTCAGCCAGTCAAAAAACCTCcaccagtgacatcactcacCATGATGTTGCCCATTGGTCCATGCTCCCCTTCTCCGTAGGTAGAGATGATGACGTTGACGTTCTCCACGATGCGCTGGAAGGTCTGAAAGAGCTCGTCcggctccagctgcagctccagcagggccCGGTCCATCTTGTTCATCATCAGGACCGGCTTGATCCGCTCTGCAATGGCCTGTCTCAACACGGTCTCCGTCTGtacgcacacacctgcaccaaaGACACACGCTCCACATTTCATTCACTCCACAGCAAGCACTGCCTGCGCTCACTGTCTCACAGGCAAttaggcctgtttttttttaattcactatGAAATTTCCTCCACAATGAAAATATTCCCTTTCTAATTAAatcaaaagaaaagcaacatgtAACACTGAGTTAAAATAAGCAATATGAAATTAGGTCAGGGCTATAGAAAACAGCTGCCCTGGTGAAACTTCTACTGTTACTGTCACTTGAGATCTCAAAATGTTCTCAAAGTAATGATGAAGGGCTAACACCACCAACATGTATGGAGTTACCAAATATCCCACAGAACGAGACCACAGTGAATGCCCAAGCCCAGAgagcatatatttaaaaataaataagtgaaaagTTGAATAGCCTCCACAGATACAATATAACTTTAACTGCTGTAAATAAGTTTCAACATCACATCATGTACTGCAGTACAGTAAGACACACTGTACTCCAAAGAAGAcaaacaaatttgaaatatttctacCCATCCCACATGTATGTGACTGGAATGTTGAATACTAATGCCTGAGCACAATTACATTTACTTGTTCTTGCAAATCTGACATTTTAGCTTGACCCTAAGCATTTCTCTGAAACTCTGTAtgaaaaagtaaacatattgtgtctgtttatttattttaataaaaatctgTATGCACTTGGAAGAAGGAACACCAAATGCACACCATCTTACCCTTACCGTCCCTGACATGTAACTGAAAATGCTTTGCAGCTTACATGTGTTGTTCATGTAGAATCAAACAGTGGTCAGTGCAAGGCAGTTTGAAAATCTATAccatcacattttaaaagatccTTTTTTAGCTTGCTCTAATGCCTACAGTAGCTCTGTCATACCTGAGACACAGTCTACGACTACAAGTGCACCATCAGTGACCCGCAGTGCAGCAGTCACTTCGGAGGAGAAATCGACGTGACCAGGAGAGTCAATCAGGTTTATGAGGAAACCAGAGCCATCCTTGCACTGTTTGATGAAGGCCAAGTCATTGTCGTTCAGTTCATAATACAGAGAAATAGCTCTGTAATGAAGGTGACACATAACAGCACCATTAACTGCAAGGGAGTCCACAAACCACACATTCCCTACACAGTGAAAAGCACTTTTTGCTTCTGAATATTTAAAGAGCTTTGTGTGTTGACACCACTGAAATGCCTATTGCTGTTacacactcactgtgtgtgagctgaataaatattaatttcaaatacaaaatatcagAAATATTATAGAAGAAAACACAGTCAAATATATCAAAAGGCAAAATATGTCTGAATGAatgaaccaatcaaataaacattttaataaattctgTATTACAGaatcaaatatgttttattaatattcacGGCACACTAATGCACTAACCACACTGTTGTGCCAGTGCACATGATTTGGTACTTAATCTTAACTGTAAACTCTGAGCAGTCCCATCTAAGAGGAGACCAAGTAATTGACCTAAGTCAGTTAAAAGGCCTTGATTCTGTAACAGTAAATATCAATGAAAGAACTTTAATCTGGTTACCAGAGTGAATACGTACGTTGACTTTATGGTGATACATCTTTCCTGTTCGTCTTTCCTGGTGTCTGTGAATCTGGTCTCCCCGGCGCGTGCAGAGGCGATAATACCTGCCTTACACACCAAAGAGTCTGTCAACGTAGATTTTCCGTGGTCTACGTGGGCGATCACGGACATGTTTCTGATGTTGGACTTCTTGTCCATGATCGCGCGGATCTGGTCTACCGTAAAGTTCACCTAAGAAGACAAGATTCgaatgaaatgtcatttttaaatgccaaaaccaaacagaacgcggaaaaaaaaacaattggtgAATTTggcagtgtgagagtgtttgtgcGCGTGCCCTAGTATATTTGCGTGTCATTTCATGTGATGACAACGCAAGGGATAAATAATGTTTGGCATGCTATGTTATCATAAGTTGTAACGAGAAATAAAtaaggagagagatggaaggggTTGGTTGGTGTGGGGTTAAATATGACGTGCGTACAATGACAGTATTGCAGAGTGTAAGTCCTGGGGGCATAAAGCCTGTGAAAGCAACACTGAATAGTGCCAGTGGAAGTATTCAGTCTAAAGAAATTACCTGAAATTACATGACAGTTATACATGAGAGGAACAACAGCAATGTACTGCGCTCACTCTACCATTTGCCGCAGTATCACAACCTACCACCCACATACcacagtggatgtgtgtgtgcgtgcggcTGCAAGACATGTCTCTCGGCAACACTGCACTGTAGCAGGAGGCAGATTTAGAATGATGAACGATAAGAAGTCAAGcaccaaaactgaaatgttttcgTTTTCGATGCTCTTCCAGAAGCTTCGCTAACCCAGGGTATCGCAACATGCAAGTCGAATATGCCCGACGCAAGAAGTGGGCGTACACTCGCTATTTATAACAAGGGGGTAACATTATTCCAATTTCTTTATACCCCTACAGGGACACGCGACACTCCGAAAATAACACCAGACGAAAATTTAAAAACTACTGTTAAAATGAGACCAGATGATATGGTAAACAGAAAGTGGTCGACGTGAAAGTCACATAATGCACACGTCCGTTCGTTTTCACATCCAAGGCCAAATATTTTGCCAGCAGCTGTAACGTTAGCTTCCAATTATATTCAGACAGTATTTAATATCTCAGTAGCCTGCTAGCTCGCTAACGAGCTACTTGAAAATCCAGCGTGTGCTAGACATTTGCACTCGTCCCTCGTTTTAGACTTTTGAAAAACACGTAGGCTAACAGCGCAAGGGATTGTTGACAGTAATCAAATTCTTGGGGTGAAAATATTGGAGTTACCGCACTTGACGGGTAGTTATTACGTCATCGAAAACATGATCTATAACTAAGCACAAAATTGTCGAAAGCAGACGGTATTTTTTCCTAACACAATACAGGAGATGTATACAGACATATTTATTCGTTAAAAGTAACACACTAAACAAGAAACACTCACCATTTTGGCGAATAACTCCCCAATTCGAGAGTCGGCCTATGGTTGCAGATACCGGACGGGTTGCACCTCTCCGTCGGAGGAGTTcggggaaagagggagaataTGACGTAGAATCTTAGTTTATGCTGCGGCACCCCGTACAGTGGAGGTCATGTGGAAGAAGTCATATGGACCGAGTTGACCCAGATAACAGACTAACCACGAATGCACCCTGTACGATTAAAATATACGCAGTTTGCTAGCCTCTCTGTGGAAAGCATTGCGCAGGTCCAGATTAGTTAGCTTAGATGAGGCGCATCGGTTTTTAGCAAAGGGGACTCCGGGTTTTGACACGCAGAAATGTCTTGAAGTGCGGTGTTCAgtacatgttttaaatgaactACATATTTTTAGCATagttattttgttgttattaagCCACTGCACACGTAAAATGGTTGAGACATCgagtacaaaaacaaatacaataacGCACTATGATAAAGAATTACCCATGAATATAATGCAATGCGTGTACGTGTAAGCCATTAAAATATGATCATAAACCTTAATGCTATGACACAAACCCTTACAATAATAAAAGGGGTCCTATCTAGGCTAATGATACGGTCATTGATACGGCTAATGATCATTTCTAAAAATGCAGAAGTAAGGTGGCCTATAAATGAGGGCAGATAAATTAGACAACGGGGATACTCGGACGTATCAATGTCTTTACAATTAAAGCTACAGTAATAACGAGTCAGAGGATCTTGTATTAGCTGGAAATTCATTGCGCCGCTTAGAGGAGCTGTCCTCTTGCCTAGTGGACAGCCAATAAAATAGGGCATTAAGGAACCTGTTGATTGTTTTAACGTTTTTGTGGTTCGCAGTTTATAAATAAGTTTAGTTTTTCATACAGAAACGTCcataaagtgtgtgtgcgcgcgagaGAGAGCccttaaatgtgtttctcatttctTCAGTCGCAGCACGGGCTGATCAAGAAGGTAGTTTTTAAATCCTAAAAAGAAGGAATTAAATGAATTCCTGTCTACTTGTttagtgaaaaacaaaaacaaaactaagaaaaaacatttcaaaacatttgcttCAGGGGAAGCAacagctgaatgaaaaaaaaaaaaaaatatatatatatatatacagttgtCTGTTCGTTTGTTCATCATCGTTTGTAGAACCAGGTTGGTTCAGCTGccatattcatttgtttatagGAAAACCAATTACTtcataataaaagaaaacagctcCCTGATATCTCTTAACACCTCGCCACATCAGCATAGTCAGAACtccaaaatgcatttacagaagTGAAAAATAAGGTCTCTGCTTTGTGTGGTTTCCACATAAAACACGCACTCGCGTGTGAATGCTCATGCCAGTCTTCAGTCCTCGAAGTCGATGGTGGGCTTATATCAAAAGTAACATTGCATCACAGCATTCACTTACGTATCCAGtgtgcttttttcagttttttttttcatctccgAATGGCGAACAGCAAATATACGTAccaatatgaaatatgtagtTCGCCGACATCTTTTAAAATTAACACTGTAAAACGTTTCATACGtctaaacatatattttataatttgcaatttttatttttttaattaaaatttgcCTTTCATCCTCGAAAGTCTATTTCAGTGTAAATCAGTTGCAGTATTACTGTTCCACGCTCCAAACAGCTTTTTATAACTATGCAAATTTTCCACGTTTGAATCTaaaccagttttttttctacGAAGAGTGAACAATATACCGTAACTGTTAATGTCACTCAAACTTGTATAACTACCTGTCGGTGCTGTAGCCACAGATAGGGGGCACGCCCTGTCAATTCGTAAACTGGCGCATTACATAGGCCTACCATGGGTCTGCCATTCCAGACAATAAATTAACACTCCCTCCCTTATTTAGTTaacgttatttatttatattatatttatttagtaaATATTTTTAGTTACATCAACATCAATTCttttatttaaagacaaattATTTCTAATCTCATttgcacacatacatccacTTTTAGAAAATGGAGACAATTGCATTTTGTAACTGACACGACGGACACACATTCTCATCTTACAATCAGCAtgatacagacagaaaacaggTTTTCCATTACGGTTTTAGGGAGTCTGTCGCAATACATCATCGCAGAAACATGCAAATATCATGAGCTAGCTGAGCAACACCACTCCGTGCTCCAACACATGCAGACAGTCTAGCACGCACTCTCATTAacaatgttacattaaaattttaacatttaacgtTAACATGTTGTTTCCTATCTCTACATTGGACCATGACAGTATACGCTCTTAAGTCCACAAATTTGTGTCAATGAAGGCAACTAGTGGAAAGAGTTAAATGTACATGAATGTATTTAACCACTAGAGGTCAATGTTGCATATCAAGCGTCGaataaaagagaaaattcaGTATGGTGTGTGTTCCGTATATGATGTTATAaagaacaaaaatctgaataaaCAGTACAAAAACTAACAAGTTACATTAACGTGCTGAAATATCGTTATGAACAAACACATGACGTGCAGTGGCAAATATAAACATAGCACCACAAACGCTTTACAAACAACAAACCCATACTTGATAAACCACTATAACCTCAACCCAAGAAGATATCTTATAAGATTTATTGTCCGAGTTGGCTTTCCTCAGGAGTATACAGCCCTCGCCTTTGTATGAAAAGGTCTAATCCTACAGATAGCTAATCCAATTCAACTGTGAAAAGTCTGTAGTACAATAGCAGTCTAAGGAATGCggttattttcttcattttattttgtcaatggTTTAAGTGCAGCGCTGTCAAATGTTTTAAGAGGCTGGGCCTTTTGGAATGCTTTTAAGATCTACATAAACATTCAGAAAATGTCCTGAAATTCTAGAATCCGTCCCCGGTAAGGAGGACGTCCTCTTCATTGCTCGCTCAGTATATGGTCCATGACACCTGGTGGATTTTATCTGGGCCAATGAGGTTCTGCAGGGCCCCCCTGGATTGATCTGTGATCAGCGGACATCCATGGAAGTTGAAGATCCTGATTTTGGGGCAATGTGTCAGGACCGCTGTCACAGACTCATCCGTCAGGAACTGACAGCGTGCCATTTGAAGCTCCCGCAAATTGCTGGAACACACTCCGGTGGCAAGGCCGACCACACCCACGTCCGTCACCCGAGTTTCTGAGAAGTAGACACTGTGCAGGAGGCTGCAGTTCCCTCCCAGCGCTAGCAGGGCGGCATCGCCTATCGCCGGACAGCCTCGTATAGAGATTACCTCCAGCAGTTTGCAGTTGTGTGCCAAGGCCACAACGCCCTCGTCTGTCACACCCGTGCACCCGCCCAGATCCACAACCTGCAGGCAAGGGCAGGAGGATGCTAGGGCCGTCACACCTTCAGACGTGACACTACCACAGCCTCTCAGAAGTATTCTCCTCAGCTGCCCGCAGCGGATCTGTTGGAGGGCGGTGTCTGACACTTTGCAGTTCTGCAGGTCCAGAGTGTGTATCTCAGGATGCAACAGTTGAGTGATGTTGAAGTCGGTGACTGTGCCCTGGGAGGTCATTATCCGCACCAGTTTATCCTTTATGCCCAGTGGTAAAGACTTAATGTCGCTGTGGTAGTTATCGGCATATTTTGCCACGCAGTCCAGGCATAAATCCAGGAGCGAATACACAGCCATATTTCTGTGCGACGAAACGCTAATTTGAGCTGTAAGGATTTCagaacaagctagctagccagctagagCAGTCTAGTCAACTAGGACCAAGATTACATATCGGAGTAGTTTCAACTGTTAGCTAGATAGGTAATTAGCAAGACTGCCAAGCCAGCTAGCGCTGTTGTGACAACCACGCGAGAGTCAGATGATGTGAAAAATTCGATTGCTTGGAGATTCCTTAAATATCACAACAATTAATATGTGTTGGACATATATTATTAGTTAAGCATAAATTATGTGGTTAATGCTCATTTCGCAGCGTGATttaatttgctagctagctactatttGTGTAGCTTGTATCGCTAGCTAACTCACATAGCTTTCAAAGATGAGTTCGTCCTTCCAATATGGCGGTCGCATGCTCAAACGTCACTGATGGGCGGAGTTAACCCAGAACCAATGAGAGGACACAGAGAAGGCGGGTTTTATGGTTTCCAGTGGTCTAAGTTACCAACGCCTGCACCATCCAAAAATTAAGTTTCATGTCAGTTAATTTAGATTGCTGTCTTATGGTAACATTAGGTCTTTAGAGGACGTGGTAAACTGGTTAAGCAAGTACTTTTATTGTAATTTGGTAGCTTATTGTTTATGATTGTTTAAATTATATGAGACTATGTGATATCTAACGTAGGCGAATTCATAAACTGATGTCATTGGTTAGCTAGCTCTattgcagctagctagctagctgtatctGAACTTGCTATCTTCCTTCTTAGTTACGCAAACATAAACGTGCATATTGACACCATGGACCATGGAATGTTCCGTGGTAATTGTCTGGACATTTGGACTGAGGAGAACAACGATATCATCAAGAGGTGGAAggtactgtagctagctagttggctaactagctatctgTTTCACAGAAATCTGACCGGGCAGTGAGTCTAGCTGTTTATCCAGAagtgaatgtattttatgttcGCCATTTAGCCATCTTGCTAATGTCATACTTTTATTTTAGTATTCTGAAAGAAGCCAGGAACATGAACGACAGCACGACACACGGAAACGGTACTACTCAGAAATCCATCGGCTGCTGCAGAAAATACAGGGTAATTTAAGATAACTCTAATGTCTCTTGTCTACtgtatgcaaaaaaagaaacatccagCTTGGATTTTATTGACAGTGTTGCGGGTAAGTTGTGTTTGTTGTAATGATATGTTCTTTACAATAGGTGTCCCCTCTGTTCCTGCCGGCATCCAGCTTGAGTTGACTGTCCTGTACAACACGTTGGTGTTCACGCTAAGTCTTTCACAGTTCACAGAAACGGGAGAGCTTCTTACCAAAGGCATTGTTAGAGGTAGGAGAACAcaatatgaaataatgtttgttttttcctttcttgttttcttgttttacgTGTTTCATTCAGTTAATTACAACTGATATTTCACAAATGGTTTAATGACCAAACAGACACTAACAACTTACATATAGATATCTATATCTCCCTTTACTGACAAAAAACGGACATCGCAATAAAAACAAAGcgttaaaaagttaaaatcaaattacaaaaatgaaattaagatCACATTTATAGCTAGCCATTAATAGaggtaaataacaacaatagtCTTATTCGTTGTACATGTAGTTGGGGGATGGTTATCAAAAATACCTTAACAGTGTAATTTCTCAATTTTGAGATGGGAGTGAGCAGCAGTCTTCAAGGGCTGTTctatctgcttttttttctaaattcttTCCTTTGTTCAATTGAAGTTGTTATTTGAACAGACAATCATTTCACACCATGTACCGGTATTAAATCTGATACCCTGCAGGCCTGGAACTGCCTTCATTGAAGTACAGGTCTTTGTATAATGTCTGGCCTCGTGGTGTTTCTCTGTTCAGCACTAGAGGCCGTAGGCTGCCAGGCCCCCGGCTTTGACCCTCTAGTCCTGTGGGATACTGCACTGCAGACCTTCAGTAGCAGGGACCACCTCTTCTGTCTCCGTCAGCTGCTCTGTGTCCAATGGGCTTTGTGGCTCTCTACTGGCCAGCTGGAGAGCATCCAGGAGCTCTCGTCTGAGTCTCAGGTGTGTGATCTGAAAATCCACTGTCATTTGCTTAAAGATTTTGTAATCCATCCAGTCAGATCATTATGACCATTATCTCATGCACTTCACCATTAACCCCACCATGCATTCTGTGGGCAAGTCACATTTTAATCATTGATTGGTCGTGGCTAAGAACTCCTAATTAAAGATTGTAGTTGCCTTTGGGAAGGCCTCAGTGCAGGGTTATGTTCAAACTGTTTTGATTGTTGTGATATAGAAAAGCAAGAGAAGCCATTGTGCTTATGGGTGCACATGAGCTGGGTGGAGACATGACCCCCAGACATTTGAGATAAGAGACTCATTATTCCCTGTCCAAACTActtgaatttttgaaatacGTGCTATCATTAGCAAGATTTATGTGAGGCTGAAAAGTTTGATGGTTGGCAGGCATTTTACTGCTAAGAGAATCTGAGAGAGTCATATTTCAAAGTGCAACAGTTTTGCACAGAATGACCCTGTTAAAACCATGGCCACTGCATCTTTTGATTGGATTATTTTATTCAAGCATTTCTCACATTCACTCCTTATAGATACCACAGTTGCACCTAAAACCCTttgacgtaaaaaaaaaaaaaaactgtatgtgGTTTACTGTACTTAATGAACATACTGGCCGACTTGTAGAATATAGGTTAATTCTGACCTTCTTTGTGCAGTCTGTTTTTTCAGAGAATTAGGTCAGAAAACAATGGGCCTTTCACAgtggaaaactgaaaatgtgtggtCAATATCTGACGAAATCAGCAGTGGAATTATAGCCAGCTATATGTACATCAAGTCACATACGTACATCAAGTAAAGGTGATTTGGCAACAAAACTAAACTGACCAAGAGAATAGGTCTTTCAGGGTAGCAGTCATAAGCCAGGGAAGCTTCTTTGCACTGAGGCCAATTCTAAATTGTTGCATTACTGAATTAATGATATTTGTGCTTCCTTGAGTTTGGAGCCCAAACCATCTTCTTTATATATAAATTGGTGTATAACTCCAGTTTGTAATTCTAATTGCAAGTGAATACAAGCACATTTTGA
This genomic interval carries:
- the eef2l2 gene encoding elongation factor 2, giving the protein MVNFTVDQIRAIMDKKSNIRNMSVIAHVDHGKSTLTDSLVCKAGIIASARAGETRFTDTRKDEQERCITIKSTAISLYYELNDNDLAFIKQCKDGSGFLINLIDSPGHVDFSSEVTAALRVTDGALVVVDCVSGVCVQTETVLRQAIAERIKPVLMMNKMDRALLELQLEPDELFQTFQRIVENVNVIISTYGEGEHGPMGNIMVDPVVGTVGFGSGLHGWAFTLKQFAEMYVAKFASKGEKKADLPPAERAKKVEDMMKKLWGDKYFDPAAGKFSKTPTNAEGKKLPRTFCQLVLDPIFKVFDAIMNFKKEETQKLIEKLDVKLDAEDREKEGKPLLKAVMRRWLPAGDALLQMITIHLPSPVTAQKYRCELLYEGPGDDESAMGIKNCDPKAPLMMYISKMVPTSDKGRFYAFGRVFSGIVATGQKVRIMGPNYTPGKKEDLYLKPIQRTILMMGRYVEPIEDVPCGNIVGLVGVDQFLVKTGTITTYEHAHNMRVMKFSVSPVVRVAVEAKNPADLPKLVEGLKRLAKSDPMVQCIIEESGEHIVAGAGELHLEICLKDLEEDHACIPIKKSDPVVSYRETVSDDSDQVCLSKSPNKHNRLYMKARPFPDGLAEDVDKGEVTARQELKQRARYLAEKYEWEVAEARKIWCFGPDGSGPNILVDITKGVQYLNEIKDSVVAGFQWATKEGALCEENMRAVRFDIHDVTLHADAIHRGGGQIIPTARRVLYASVLTAQPRLMEPIYLVEIQCPEHVVGGIYGVLNRKRGHVFEESQVAGTPIFVVKAYLPVNESFGFTADLRSNTGGQAFPQCVFDHWQILPGDPYDENSRPCQVVAETRKRKGLKEGIPALDNFLDKL
- the amn1 gene encoding protein AMN1 homolog, translated to MAVYSLLDLCLDCVAKYADNYHSDIKSLPLGIKDKLVRIMTSQGTVTDFNITQLLHPEIHTLDLQNCKVSDTALQQIRCGQLRRILLRGCGSVTSEGVTALASSCPCLQVVDLGGCTGVTDEGVVALAHNCKLLEVISIRGCPAIGDAALLALGGNCSLLHSVYFSETRVTDVGVVGLATGVCSSNLRELQMARCQFLTDESVTAVLTHCPKIRIFNFHGCPLITDQSRGALQNLIGPDKIHQVSWTIY